The segment CCCGACCGGGTTGGTCCCGACCGGGATCGCGGTGACGGCCAGGAACGTCGTGGGTACCGCCGTGGCCCGCACCGGGCCGGGAGTGGCGGCCGGCTCCAGCAGACTCTGCGCCGACGTCGAGAGTTGAGTACTCATGTGGACCCCTTCGGTGGGGGCCGTCCAGAGATCCCGCTCCGGGGCGCCACAACTACAGGCCCCGCGTCGCAAAAAAAGCGATGGGCCGCGCATCCCCGAGGAGGGATGGGCAGCCCATTGGTCGGTCGCCTTCTTGCTTCCCGCGCCGCGGGGCGGGAAACCCCTGCCCTGACCGGCGTGTGGTGCCTTCTCGAAGGTTTTGCGGACGGGGAGTTCCCGCCGGCGCACGCCGGTCAGCGGAACGGGAGCGGCCGTCCGCGCTCCTCCTCCGGCCGGGGGCCGAAGATGCGCCGGTCCGCCTCCGCGATCGCGACATCGTGGATACCGGCCTCCCGGCGCCGCATCAGCCCGTCCGCGTCGAACTCCCACAGCTCGTTGCCGTAGCTGCGCCACCACTGGCCGGCCGCGTCATGGGACTCGTACTGGAAGCGCACCGCGATGCGGTTGCCGCTGTACGACCAGAGCTCCTTGCGCAGCGCGTAGTCCAGCTCCCGGGCCCACTTCCGGCGCAGGAAGGCGACGATCTCGTCGCGGCCGGTGAGGAAGGTGTCGCGGTTCCGCCAGACCGAGTCCTCGGTGTAGGCGAGGGCGACCCGCTCCGGGTCGCGGGTGTTCCAGGCGTCCTCGGCCGCCTGCACCTTCTGCTGTGCGCCCGGCTCGTCGAACGGGGGGAAGGGTGCGCGTGGCGCCATGGCGAACTCCCTTTCGCACAATCGGAGAACGATCGTTCTCCCTCGGTCGGCTAGTGTAGAGAACGACCGTTCTCCTGGAAAGCCCCGGAAGTGCCATGGACCTCGATGAAGCCCGTACGCGGATACTCGACGCCGCGGAGAAGCTGTTCTACGACCGCGGCATCCAGGCCGTCGGGATGGATGAACTCCGCACCGCCGCCGGGGTGTCGCTCAAGCGCCTCTACCAGTGCTTCCCCGCCAAGCACGACCTCGTCGAGGCGTATCTGCGCCGCCGTGACACCCGCTGGCGCGCCGCACTCGCCGAGTACGTAGACGCGCACGCCGACGGCCCCGCGGACCGGCCGCTCGCGGTCTTCGACTGGCTGGGCGCGTGGTTCGCGGAGGACGGCTTCCGCGGCTGTGCCTTCGTCCACGCGTACGGGGAGCTGGGGGCGACCTCCGACCGGGTCGGCCGGGTCGCGCGGGAGCACAAGGAGGCGCTGCTGGGGTACGTGGTCGGTCTGGTGCGAGCGGTGCCGGTGGGTGAACCGGAGGTGCTGGCACGGCAGTTGGTGCTGCTGATCGACGGGGCGATCGTGGGCGCCGCCCTCATGGGCGAGCCCGGCGCCGCCCGGCAGGCCCGTACCGCCGCCGCAGCGCTCATGGCGGCGGCGGGGAGCGCCGCGGGAACGGGGGTGGCGCGCAACGGAACCTGATGGCACAGGAGTTCGAAGACCGACTAAGATCAACTACGTGCACGCGGTACCCGCCACGCCCCATTCGTGGCGGGCTTTTCGCGTCTTCCGCCGGTATTTCGAGGAGAGGACTCCCCCCACACATGACCCGTTCGAAGCTGCTCCGCGCCCTGACCGTCGCCGGCACGATCGCGCTGAGCGCCGTCGCCACCACCCCGGCCGCGCATGCCGCCGCCTCCTCCTGCACCCACGACTGGTCGGGGCCGCAGATCTGCATCAAGACCGATGGCAGGGACGGCACGCCCCAGCCCGGCACCGTCACCGCGACCTGGACCAACCCGCCCAAGAGCCGGCAGTCCGCGACCGTCTACCTCACCGCTACGGACGGCGGGAGCAGCTACTCCTTCAAGGCGAAGCGGTCCGGTGACCAGATCGTCGGCCGCACCGCCCCGGGGATCCAGCCGAGCGGCAGCACGCTCTGTGTCCGTTTCAAGGGCAGCTCGCACAAGGCCTGCCTGGAGATGATCAACCGCAACGGCTCGTTCTAGCGCCACGCGGACACCACGCGGCCGCAGCTCACCCGAGCTGCGGCCGCGTCGGCCGTTCGGCGGGGAGCCGGGTCAGCCCAGCGCCCGCTCCAGGCTGTCCAGCGCCGAGGCCAGTTCCTCGGGGGTGATGGTCAGCGGCGGGGCCAGCCGGATCGTGGAGCCATGGGTGTCCTTGACCAGGACGCCTTCCTTCAGCAGACGTTCGCTGATCTCCCGGCCGGTGCCCAGGGCGGGGTCGATGTCGACACCGGCCCACAGGCCGCGGGCGCGGAAACCGGTCACGCCCTTCCCGGTCAGGACGGCCAGGCCGTCGCGCAGTACGGCGCCGAGTTCGGTGGCGCGGCGCTGGAACTCGCCGGTGGCGAGCAGCTCGATCACGGCCGAACCGACCGCCGCCGCCAGCGGGTTGCCGCCGAAGGTCGAGCCGTGCTGGCCGGGGCCGATCACGCCGAGCACGTCGCGGCGGGCGACGACCGCGGAGACCGGGACGATGCCGCCGCCGAGCGCCTTGCCGAGCAGCAGCATGTCCGGCACCACGGACTCGTGCTCGACCGCGAGGGTGGTGCCGGTGCGGCCCAGCCCGGACTGGATCTCGTCGGCGATGAACAGACAGCCGTTGCGCCGGGTCAGTTCGCGTACGCCGGTGAGGTAGCCGTCGTCGGGGATCAGGACGCCCGCCTCGCCCTGGATGGGCTCGATCAGCACGGCGGCCGTCGTCTCGTCCAGGGCCGCTTCCAGCGCGGCGAGGTCGTTGTACGGGACGGTGCGGAAGCCGGGGGCGAAGGGGCCGAAGCCGACGCGGGCGGTGTCGTCGTCGGAGAAGCCGACGATGGTGGTCGTCCGGCCGTGGAAGTTGCCGCCCGCCACCACGATCGTCGCGCGGTCCGCGGGGACGCCCTTGATGTCGTACGCCCACTTGCGGGCGACCTTGATGCCGCTCTCCACCGCCTCGGCGCCGGTGTTCATGGGCAGCACCATGTCCAGGCCGGTCAGCTCGGCGAGGCCCTCGGCGAAACCCGCCAGCCGGTCGTTGTGGAACGCCCGCGAGGTGAGGGTGAGCTGGTCGAGCTGGCGGTGCGCGGCCTCGATCAGGGCCGGGTGGCGATGGCCGAAGTTGAGGGCCGAATAGCCGGCCAGCATGTCGAGGTAGCGGCGCCCCTCGACGTCCTCGACCCAGACCCCTTCGGCGCGCGCGACCACCACGGGCAGCGGGTGGTAGTTGTGCGCGAGAACCGGGCTCTCGGCCTGGATGAGCTCCGCGGACGAACGGGGAGCGCCAACCTGGGCGGTACGGGTGGGAGCGGTCATGAGCGGATCTCCTGGGTGCAGCACTTGATGCCGCCGCCGGCCTTGTGGAACTCCGACAGGTCGACGGGGACGGGGACATAGCCGTGCGCGCTGAGCTGAGCGATCAGGCCGGATGCCTGCGGGGCGACGAAGACATGGCGGCCGTCGGAGACGGAGTTGAGGCCGAAGGCCATGGCGTCCTCCCGGGTGGCGAGCACCGCGTCGGGGAACAGCCGCCGCAGCACCTCACGGCTGCCGGACGAGAACGCCTCGGGGTAGTAGGCGATATGCGCCTCGCCCGTCTCCGGCGATTCGCCGAGGACGAAGAGCGCGGTGTCCAGGTGGTAGAAGTACGGGTCCACCAGCTGGAGGCCGATCGTCGGCACGCCGAAGAACTCCTGCACCTCGCGATGCGCCGCCGGGGTGGTGCGAAAGCCGGTGCCCGCCAGGATGAAGCGGCCGGCCGGGACGAGATCGCCCTCGCCCTCGCACGCTGACTCCGGCCGGTAGACGTCGTAGCCGGCCGCCTTGAACCAGGTCTCGTACTCCGTGGACTCCGGCCGCCGCTGCGGCGCGTGGAAGTGCGAGCCGAAGACCCGGCCGCCCACGACCAGCGCGGAGTTCGCCGCGAACACCATGTCCGGCAGGCCGGGCACCGGGGGCACCGTCTCCACGGTGTGCCCATGGGCGCGGTAGGTGCCCATCAGCGCCTCCCACTGGCGCCCCGCGAGCGCGGTGTCCACGGGCACGTCCGCCCGCATCCAGGGATTGATCGCGTAATGCACGGCGAAGTGTCTGGGCTCGCAGACCAGATAGCGCCGGGGGCGGGACTCACGACTCATCGGCACGGGACGATCCCTTCGCTTCCTCGGGCAATGCGGGGTGACCAGGGGTCACAGAGGGTCACCCCGATGGCTCCAAGGTAAGGAGCGAGGGATTCGGGCCACAAGCAACAAATGCTGCTGATCGGCGCAGCAATGCTGCGTGTTTCTGAGCTTTCACGCAGCTTTGCTGCGCGCTTTCCGTCCCGGATTCCGCTTCCCCGGAGGGCGTGCCCGGCTTCCGAAGGCTGTGACGGGCCACGCGCACCGGGCGCCTCAGCGGGCGGCTCCTCCGGAGGGCTGCTGGGCGCCCGCCTCCGGGCTGTCCGGCAGCAGATGGGACAGCACCATGTAACTGATCGTCTTGCGGATGAACGGCTCGGCCCGGATGCGTTCGAGCACCTCCTCGAAGTGCTCCACATCGGTCGCCCGTACGTGCAGCAGCGCATCCGCGCCACCGGTGACCGTCATCGCCGCCGCGATCTCCGGGTGGTTGCGCACCACCTCCGCGAGCCGGCGGGGCGGCGCCGCGCTGTCGCAGTACACCTCGACATACGCCTCGGTCAGCCAGCCCAGCGCGGCCGGCCGGACGGTGGCGGTGAACCCCGTGATGACGTTGTTCTCCCGCATCCGGTCCACCCGCCGCTTCACCGCGGTGGACGACAGCCCGACCGCCGCCCCGATCTCCGCGAAGCTCGCCCGGCCGTTGTCGATCAGCGCCGCCACGATCTTGCGGTCGAGGTCGTCGAAGGGCACGGCCTTGTGGGTCACTGGGCCTCCCGATCCCGTCCCGGTCCCGCGTCCTCGCGGGTGCCTCACGGTAGCCGTTCGGCGCGGGCCGCCTGCGTGGCCGGGGGAGGGGTCAGTCCACGTCGACGTGGTCGAAGAGTGCCAGCATCCTGGTGAGCACCCGCACGCATGCCGTGACCTCCGCGTCGGTCAGATCGCCGTCGACCTGGCCCAGCAGCGCATGCTCGCGCACGAGCACCGCGGTGATGGCGGCCCTGCCGTCGTCGGTCAGCCGGATCAGCGAGGAGCGCTGATGGGCGGGGTTGGGGGTGATCTCGACCAGGTGCCGGGCCGCGGCGTCGTGCACCATGCGCTGCACGAACTGCCGGCTCAGCGCCTGTGCGCGGCCCATCTGCGGGACGGTCATCGGGCCGTTCTCCCGGAGCAGATCCAGGACGGCGCGGACGCCGACGGACAGCCCCTCGATCGGGGCGGCCTGTTCGACCTTGCGCTGGACCCGTCGGTACAGCGGGCCCACGAGGTCGAACACCTCCGTGAGCCGGTGGGCGAGGTCATCGGGCGGCAGGGGCGGGGCGGTCTCGGTCACAGGACCATCATGACACCCTGGTTGCCAAGTTGCGAGAAGAATGACACCTTGGTTGTCATGACTGATGCCCTTGATGTGCGCACGTTAGAGACGCCGGACGGACTTCTCGCCTATCGCGAACTCGGCAGCGGACGGCCCGTGGTGCTGCTGCACGGCGGGTTCGTGGACGGCGGGATGTGGGACGACCAACTGCCGTACTTCGCACGGGACCACCGGGTGATCGTGCCGGACGCCCGGGGGCACGGCGCGTCCGCCAACGCGACCCGGGCCTTCCGCCCCGCCGACGATCTCGCCGCGCTGCTGCGCCACCTCGACACCGGCCCCGCGGTCCTGGTGGGACTGTCGATGGGCGCGGCTACGGCGGTGGACACCGCGCTGGAGCATCCCGGTCTGGTGCGCGCGCTGGTGGTCAGCGGCGCCGGGACCAGTGAGCCGGAGTACCACCACCCCTGGGCCCGGGGCGTGCTGGCCGCCCAGGCCCGCGCGATGGCCGCCGGCGACATCGAGGGGTGGATCGACGCCTTCCTGATGTTCGCGGCCGGCCCGCACCGCACGGTCGACGCGGTCGATCCGCAGGTCGTAGGACGCGTACGGGACATGGCGGAGCGGACGTTGGCCAAGCACACCGGCGCCGAACCGGACTGGCGGGTGCCGGTGGCCGATACCTGGGCGCGGGCCGCGAAGATCACGGTCCCGGTGCTGGCCGTCCACGGCGGCCTCGACTCGGACGACTGCATCGGTATGGCCGAACGCCTCGTGCGGTCCGTCGCGCACGGCCGTGCCGTCACCATCGACGGCACCGGGCACTACCCCAACATGGAGCGGCCGGACCTCTTCAACCGGACGGTGGGGGCGGCGCTGCCCGCCCTCTTCGCGCACCAGAACTGATGCGCCGGGCGGTACCCGGACCCGGGCGGACCGGCGGCGGCCCTGCCGTCCGACGGGCGGGCAGGGGAAACCAGTTGCTCCGCACTGACCCCGCTGACAAGGTACGCGGACCGCCACCCCGACCGCATCGGCAAGATGGCGCTGATCACGCCCAGCGTCCTGGCCGTCGGGCTCGACATCACCGGCGACCTCCGGTGCGAGACCGCGCGGCTCCGCCACGAGGAGCCGTGGTTCGCCCCCGCGTTCGCGGCCTTGGAAGCGCTCGTCGCGGGCAAGCCGGCGGACGGCTGCCGCGAGGCCATCGCGCCGTTCTTCTACGGCCGTTGGGACGCGGCGGCGCAGGCTCACCGGGCCGCGGAGGACGACCAGCGGAACGCCGCGGCCGCGGCTGTCTTCGGCGCGGAAGGCGCCTTCGAACCGGAGGCCACCCGCGCGGCGCTCGCCGGTTTCGGGCGGCCGGTGCTGCTGCTCGCCGGAGAGGCCGACCTGGGCGCCCCGCCGCCTGTGATGGCGGAGTTCACCGGCCTGTTCCCGCACGCCCGGCTCGTCGTGCAGCCGGGCGCCGGGCACTTCCCGTGGCTCGACGATCCCGGGCGCTTCACGGCGGCCACCGCGGCGTTCCTGGCGTAGGCGCCGGTGTGGGCGCGGCCCACCGGATGCGCCTCGGGCGGGCCGGGGCCCGGTGCGTGGGTGCACCGACCCCGGCGGACTCCGCATGGGATCCTGGTGTGTCGAGGATCTGCCGGACGGTCGGTGGACGTGCGGCGATGACGAGGGTGCCTGATGAGACTCTGCTTCCTGGTGGAGGAGCAGTACCGCCATGACGGCATGCCGCTGGAGGTGATCCACCAACTCCGCGCCTGGGGGCACCAGGTGGACGTGGTGTGGCCCGGCCGTTCGCTGATCCGGATATCCGAGGCGATCCAGGCGGGCAGCCACGATGCCTGGGTCCTCAAGACCGTCTCCGGCGGTCCGGGCCTGACGCTCCTGGAAGCGGCCGCTTCGGTCGGGCTGACGACGGTGAACGATGTCCGGGCCATCCGTGGCGTACGGGACAAGGCGCTGGCCGCGGTGATCGCCCGCGGCAAGGGGCTGCCGGTCCCGGTGACGTACGCGGCGGCCCGTCCCGAGGAGTTCGCGGAGATAGCCGAGGCGGAGTTCCCGCTCGTGGTGAAGCCCGCGGACGGCAGTTCCGGGCGCGCCGTACGGCTGGTGGCGACGCCGGACCGGCTGCTGGAGCCGGGCGGCCCGGCGGGCCCTGATGGACCGGTCGGCGGGCTGCTGATCGCCCAGCCCTATGTCCCCAACTCCGGTACGGATCTGAAGGTCTACAGCGTCGCCGGGGAGCTCTACGCGACCGAGCGGTGCTCACCGCTGCACCCCGCACACGCCGTACGCGAACGGCAGGTGCCGCTGACTCCTGAAGTCGCCCGGATCACCGCTGAGATAGGCGACGTTTTCGGCCTCGACCTCTACGGGGTCGACATCCTGCTCGGGCCGGACGGCCCGGTGGTCGTCGACATCAATGACTTCCCCAGCTTCCGTCAGGTGCCGGACGCGGTCGCCCGGGTGTCCGCCGCGGTCCTGGACCTGGCCCGGAACGGGGCGCGGGGACGGGGGCGGGAGGCGTGCGGGGGAGAGGCGTCCGTACGGGAGGACGCGCAGGACATGCCGGACGCGCAGGACACGCAGACGGCGGGCCGGACGGGTGCCGCGGCCGCGCCGGCCACGGCGCAGGCCGGCGCGACGGCCGCCCCGCCGTCCCCGTTCGCCGCGCCGTCCGTTCCCCGTCCCACCCGGCCCGCGGCGTCGATCGGCGGCGGCCGGTGAGGATCTGTCTGCTCACCGCGGACCCGGGGCATCCGCTGCTGGCCGCGGTCTCCGGGCTGCTGACGCCGGATCACCGGGTCGAAAGCCTGGACCCGGGCGCCGGGGGGCCGGGCCCGGACCTCTCCTCGCTCGCCGATGTCTATCTCCTCAAGGCCCGGACGCCCCGGGCGCTGGCGCTCGCCGCGCGCCTGGAGGAGCACGGCGCCCCGGTGCTCAACTCGGCTGCGGCGACCGCCCGGTGCCAGGACCGGGTGGCGATGGCCGCCGTGGCCCGCGCGGCGGGGCTGCCGTTCGCGGCCACCCGCTCCGTGGCCACCCTGGGGGAGCTGGCCGCGGCCGGTACCCCGGACGGCCCGCTGGTGATCAAGAGCCGGTTCAGCCGCCGCCGGGACCTGGTGACCCGCGCCGACAGCGCCGTACGGCTGCGGGAACTGGCCGCCGACTGGGCCGAGGAGCCGGTGGTGGTCCAGGACTTCACCCCCAACAGCGGCTGGGACCACAAGCTGTGGGTGGTCGATGGGCAGCTCTTCGCCGCACTGCGCCGTTCGGAGCTGGCCCCGGACGGCCGCGGTCCGAACGTGCCGCTGCCGGTCGGCGAACTGCCCGCGAGCTGGACCGCCGCCGCGCTCCGGGTCGGCGAGGTCTTCGGCCTGGACGTCTACGGGGTGGATCTGCTCGACGCCGGGGGCGGTGCGCCCCTCATCGTGGATATCAACGCCTTTCCCGGGATCCGCGGCCAGGCCGGTGCTCCGGAGGCGCTGGCGGCGCTCGCCCTGCGGACCGCGGAGCGCGGGCGGGCCGGCGGCGCGGACGAAGGAAGCGCGGACGAAAGAAAAGTGCCACAAGTCAGCCAGAAATGAACCCGGTTGGTGCCGCTCCGAACCGAAGGGGAGCGGAGCCGGAAGCTCCTCCTCCGTAAGGCCTAAGGCGCTCGGCCCCGGGGTAGCGCAGCCCCGTCAGGGGGGCGTGATCCACCGCGCTTCCTTCCGTACCTATGGGGAGAGGCCAGCAACGGTGACACAGCCCTTCGAACTGCCGCATTTCTATACGCCCCATCCGGCGCGCTTGAACCCGCATCTGGAGACGGCGCGTACGCATTCCAGGAAGTGGGCCCGCGACATGAAAATGCTGGAGGGCTCGGGCATCTGGGAGGAGAAGGATCTCGACGCCCACGATTACGCCCTGCTGTGTTCCTACACCCACCCGGACTGCGACGCCGACGCGCTGTCGCTGGTGACCGACTGGTATGTCTGGGTCTTCTTCTTCGACGACCACTTCCTGGAGAAATTCAAGCGGACGCTGGACCGGAAGGGCGGCAAGGAGTATCTGGACCGGCTGCCCGCGTTTATGCCGATGGACCTGAGCGCGCCCCGTCCGGAGCCGGCCAACCCGGTCGAGGCCGGGCTCGCCGACCTGTGGATGCGCACGGTGCCGCAGATGTCCGTGGACTGGCGGCGGCGGTTCGCCGAAAGCACCGAGCATCTGCTCAACGAGTCGCTGTGGGAACTGTCCAATATCAATATCCACCGGGTGCCCAACCCTGTGGAATACATCGAGATGCGCCGCAAGGTCGGTGGTGCGCCCTGGTCGGCGGGCCTGGTGGAGTACGCGACCGGCGCCGAGGTGCCCGCGTCCGTCGCCGCGTCCCGGCCGCTGCGGGTACTGCGGGACGCCTTTTCCGATGCCGTCCATCTGCGCAATGACCTCTTCTCCTACCAGCGCGAGACGGAGGAGGAAGGCGAACTGAGCAATGGCGTGCTGGTGCTGGAGAATTTCCTGGACTGCACCACCCAGGAGGCGGCGGAAGCCGTCAACGATCTGATCACCTCCCGGCTCCAGCAGTTCGAGAACACCGTCCTCGCCGAACTCCCCGCGCTCTTCCTGGAGAAGGGGCTCGATCCGGCCGCCTGCGCGAAGGTGCTGGCGTACGCCAAGGGGCTCCAGGACTGGCAGTCCGGCGGTCATGAATGGCATATGCGCTCCAGCCGCTACATGAACGGCGGCGGGGCGGCGGCCGGCAGCTCGCGGCCCTGGTCGCCGTTCTCCTTCGGCGGTCTCGGCACCTCGGCGGCGGACCTGAAGACCGCCCTGGCCACGGCCGGTGCGCTCCGCCTCCGCAGCGGTACCCACCTCCCGCACCAAAAGGTCGGACCCTCCCAACTCCCCGACTTCTTCATGCCGTTCACCGCCACCCTCAGCCCACACCTGGAAGGCGCCCGGTCGCGGCTCGTCGACTGGGCGCACCGGGTGGGCCTGCTCCGGCCACAGCCCGGTGTGCCGCTCTCCGACATCTGGGACGAGCCCGCGCTGATCCGGCACGATCTGGCGCTGTGCGCGGCGGGCATCCACCCGGACGCCACCCCGGAGCAACTGGACCTGGCCGCCGCCTGGCTGGCCTGGGGCACCTACGCCGACGACTACTACCCGGCGGTCTTCGGCCGCACCCGCGACCTCGCCTCGGCGAAGGTGTGCACCGAGCGGCTGTCGGCCCTCATGCCGGTCGACGCCGCCACGTCCCCGCCCGAGCCGGTCAACGCCCTGGAACGCGGGCTGGCGGACCTGTGGCCCCGTACGACGGCCGGGATGGCTCCCGAGGCGCGCCGGGCGTTCCGCGAGACCGTCGACACCATGACGGCCAGCTGGCTGTGGGAGATCGGCAACCAGATCCAGCACCGCATTCCCGACCCCGTCGACTACATCGAGATGCGCCGGGCGACCTTCGGCTCCGACCTGACCATGAGCCTGAGCCGGCTCGGCCACGGCCGGCGGGTACCGCCGGAGATCTACCGCACCGGCACCCTGCGCTCACTGGAGAACGCCGCCGCCGACTACGCCGGCCTGATGAACGATGTCTTCTCGTACCAGAAGGAGATCGAATACGAGGGTGAGGTCCACAACGGCATCCTGGTCGTGCAGACCTTCTTCGGCTGCGACTACCCGACCGCGCTGCACATCGTCCACGACCTCATGACCTCGCGTATGCGGGAGTTCCAGCATGTCGCGGCCCATGAACTCCCCGTCGTCTACGACGATTTCCAGCTGTCGCCGGAGGCACGCGCGGCGCTGGACGGCTATGTCCGCGAGCTGGAGCACTGGATGTCCGGGATCCTCGTCTGGCACCGGGACTGCCGGCGCTACCGGGCCTCCGAGCTGTGCCACCCGGTGGGTTCGCCGGGCCGGCTGGGTGCGCCGACGGGCCTGGGCACGTCCGCGGCCGGCCTCTTCCGGTCGGTCGCGCGGGTCGGGTAGACGGGCGGCGGCCCGGCCCGGCCCGGCTCGCTGCCGCTGCCGCCGGGGCCGGGCCCGCTGCGGACTCCCCGTGGCATGCGCCCGTGCCCCGCCCGTGCGCACTTCCGCGTCATGTGCCATCGACCTATGGTTCATGACCCATGTGCTTCATGACCCATGTGGTGCATGACCCATGTGGTGCATGGCCCATGCGTTCGGGGGCGAGCGGTGAGGGGGCGAACGATGGCGGCAGGGAGTGCAGCGGGCGGGTCGGCGGGTGCGTCGGCGGCCCGGCGGGCGCAGCAGGCCCGTCGGCAGGAGCGCCTGTTACGGGAACAGTGGCAGGCCGCCCGAGCGCGGGCCGAGCGCTGGGAGGCGGCGAGCGAGGGGGAGCAGCGGGTCGCCGCCCAGTTGCTGATGCTGGCCGAGCGGGGCTGGCGGCTGCTGGTGGACCGGCGCTGGCCGGGCACCCGCGCGGCCAATGTGGACATGCTGCTGATCGGCCCCGGCGGAGTCTTCGTCATCGACGTCAAGAACTGGCGGGCCGCCCCGGAGACCTCGGCCGGCCGGCTGCGGGCCGGTGGATTCTCCCGCGACGAGCACCGCCGCAAGCTGCTCGCGGTCACCAAGGCCGCCGAGAGCGCGGTGGCGTCCCTGGGGATGTCCCCGGTGGCGGTGCGCCCGCTGCTGGCGTTCGCGGGGCATCGGGTCGACGCGGAGCTGGGCCGGGTGCGGCTGCTGGGCGAGCGGGAGATCGGACCGGCGCTGCTGTCGGAGCGCACCCGGCTGTCCGCCGAGTCCGTCCGCGCCCTCACCGAGCATCTGGAACGGGTCTTCCCCGAGTACGAGGCGCCGCCCGCCGCCCCGCCCGCCGTCACCCCGCACGCCGCAACATCGGACACCGCCTCCCGAATACCGGACGCCGCGTCCGACGGCCTCTTCGACCTCGACGGACTGCGGGACGCCGCTCTCGACGAGGCTCGCCGGGCCCCCATCGAGCAGTGGATGACCTTCCTCGACCCCGACCAGCTCGCCCTCGTACGGCGCAACTGGGCGGGCCCGGCCAGGATCAGCGGCCCGGCCGGCACCGGCAAGACGGTCATCGCCCTGCACCGCGCCGCCTACCTGGCCCAGCGCACCAGCGGCCGCATCCTGTACGTCACGTTCGCCAACAACCTGCCCCGCGTCCAGGCCACCTTCCTGAAGGCGATGGCCCCGGCGGTGGCCGACCGGATCGACTTCCGCAGCCTGCACTCCTGGGCACAGGACTATCTGCGTGACCGGGGCGTCCCGGTCCACCTGCACAAGGAGAAGGCGGAGACGGCCTTCAGCTTCGCCTGGAAACACGTCGGCCGGAACAGCTGCCTGACCGAGATCGACCCGCTGCACCCGTATTGGCGGGAGGAGATCGACTACGTCATCAAGGGCCGCGGCATCACCTCCTTCGAGGAGTACGCCGCGCTGCCGCGCCGTCGCCGCCGCGCCGGGCTGCGCCGCCCGCACCGGCAGGCCGTCTGGTCCCTGTACGAGGCGTACGAGGCACAGCGCACCGAGCGCGCCGTCCACGACTTCAACGATGTGCTCTCCCTCGCGCTCGCCGAGGCGGCCGGCCGGATCGGGCACAGCGCCTACACGGCCGTCGTCGTGGACGAGGTCCAGGATCTGACCCTCGTCGGGGTGCGGCTGCTGCACGCCCTGGTGGGCGACACCCCCAACGGCCTCCTCCTGGTGGGCGACGGCCAACAGGCCGTCTACCCGGGCGGGTTCCGCCTCTCGGACGCGGGCATCGACATCCGCGGCGACCGCGGCCAGGTGC is part of the Streptomyces platensis genome and harbors:
- a CDS encoding ATP-grasp domain-containing protein: MRICLLTADPGHPLLAAVSGLLTPDHRVESLDPGAGGPGPDLSSLADVYLLKARTPRALALAARLEEHGAPVLNSAAATARCQDRVAMAAVARAAGLPFAATRSVATLGELAAAGTPDGPLVIKSRFSRRRDLVTRADSAVRLRELAADWAEEPVVVQDFTPNSGWDHKLWVVDGQLFAALRRSELAPDGRGPNVPLPVGELPASWTAAALRVGEVFGLDVYGVDLLDAGGGAPLIVDINAFPGIRGQAGAPEALAALALRTAERGRAGGADEGSADERKVPQVSQK
- a CDS encoding terpene synthase family protein — protein: MTQPFELPHFYTPHPARLNPHLETARTHSRKWARDMKMLEGSGIWEEKDLDAHDYALLCSYTHPDCDADALSLVTDWYVWVFFFDDHFLEKFKRTLDRKGGKEYLDRLPAFMPMDLSAPRPEPANPVEAGLADLWMRTVPQMSVDWRRRFAESTEHLLNESLWELSNINIHRVPNPVEYIEMRRKVGGAPWSAGLVEYATGAEVPASVAASRPLRVLRDAFSDAVHLRNDLFSYQRETEEEGELSNGVLVLENFLDCTTQEAAEAVNDLITSRLQQFENTVLAELPALFLEKGLDPAACAKVLAYAKGLQDWQSGGHEWHMRSSRYMNGGGAAAGSSRPWSPFSFGGLGTSAADLKTALATAGALRLRSGTHLPHQKVGPSQLPDFFMPFTATLSPHLEGARSRLVDWAHRVGLLRPQPGVPLSDIWDEPALIRHDLALCAAGIHPDATPEQLDLAAAWLAWGTYADDYYPAVFGRTRDLASAKVCTERLSALMPVDAATSPPEPVNALERGLADLWPRTTAGMAPEARRAFRETVDTMTASWLWEIGNQIQHRIPDPVDYIEMRRATFGSDLTMSLSRLGHGRRVPPEIYRTGTLRSLENAAADYAGLMNDVFSYQKEIEYEGEVHNGILVVQTFFGCDYPTALHIVHDLMTSRMREFQHVAAHELPVVYDDFQLSPEARAALDGYVRELEHWMSGILVWHRDCRRYRASELCHPVGSPGRLGAPTGLGTSAAGLFRSVARVG
- a CDS encoding nuclease-related domain-containing DEAD/DEAH box helicase, which encodes MAAGSAAGGSAGASAARRAQQARRQERLLREQWQAARARAERWEAASEGEQRVAAQLLMLAERGWRLLVDRRWPGTRAANVDMLLIGPGGVFVIDVKNWRAAPETSAGRLRAGGFSRDEHRRKLLAVTKAAESAVASLGMSPVAVRPLLAFAGHRVDAELGRVRLLGEREIGPALLSERTRLSAESVRALTEHLERVFPEYEAPPAAPPAVTPHAATSDTASRIPDAASDGLFDLDGLRDAALDEARRAPIEQWMTFLDPDQLALVRRNWAGPARISGPAGTGKTVIALHRAAYLAQRTSGRILYVTFANNLPRVQATFLKAMAPAVADRIDFRSLHSWAQDYLRDRGVPVHLHKEKAETAFSFAWKHVGRNSCLTEIDPLHPYWREEIDYVIKGRGITSFEEYAALPRRRRRAGLRRPHRQAVWSLYEAYEAQRTERAVHDFNDVLSLALAEAAGRIGHSAYTAVVVDEVQDLTLVGVRLLHALVGDTPNGLLLVGDGQQAVYPGGFRLSDAGIDIRGDRGQVLRANYRNSKEIVDTALSVVAEDAFEDLDGLRTPGRRDIDLTYHDGEVQRAVLPTLAAHDEALLTALRGLTPQELAGSAVLCPAKRAIEHYQRLLTRAGLRVCSLDRYDGHPVEAVKLGSYRRAKGLEFKRVYLPQHDTPPPTGAPDGRTPAETADERAELARSQLYVAMTRARDVLWLGSVRPVREN